A region of the Chelatococcus sp. YT9 genome:
CACCTGCGTACTCGGGCGCCTTGCGGCGGCAGCCTGCTCCTGACGCGAGACTTGCCCGCTCCCAAGGCAGAGCCTGCCTTCCAAGCAAACGCCCGGGATTGCAGCAGTCAAAACGCCCTCACGAAGCTGGATTCAAGCGTCCCATGACAAGTAAGCTCAAACGCCAACGGCGAGCCCACATTAAAGCAACCGGTTCTGTTGTAATCACTTTCGTGGCACTCCTCGGGTTGCCCGCATTCGCTCAAACAAAACCCCAGGAGCCTCCGCAACCGGGCGGCGCTGGCGGCCCCCTTTCCAAGCTCGAATTCGTGACTGCTCAAAAGCAGGGGGAATGGCGCGCGACGGAGCTCGACGGCCTTGAGGTATATGATGTCAATGGTGAAGAAATCGGTGAGATCGAGGACGTATTGGTCAACAGTAGCGGGCAGATGACAACGGTCGTGCTCAAGTTTGGCGGTTTTCTGAACATGGGCACCAGCCTCGTGGGGGTGCCGTTCTCCGCCATTCAATGGAATACGCAAGCTACCTCTGGCGATCAACCGTCCCCTCCCTCAACGACTGGCAGCCCTCCGGGAAGTCCTCAGGGCAGCCAGGCGCGTAGGAACGCGGATGCAATGGTCTCGACGGGGGGCATTCCCCGGCGACCCACCTTGCCGTTTGCGAAGGGCGACCTCACCCATTCCCCGCCGCCCGCGTTCAACTACGCCGGACGCGCTCTTCCGACACCAAGCACGAGTTCCCAGCCGAATTCCAACACCAGCGGAAATCGCCTCGAGCCACAACAAAAGGCACAGTGACAGCCGGTCGGCACTGCCTCGCCGTCGTGTGGGCGGCGGCTTAGCCTTACCCCGGTCACAAAGGATCTTCGAGATTCGATCAAGTGCCGCGGGTGCAAGTTGCCGCCGGGCGCGGAAGTGCGGGCTTGAATATCTAATGGACCTGCGTCAAGCGCAGCCAAATCCAGGTTCGTTCAGCGGCCCGGCTGCCATTCCGGGAAGGATGGGCAGTCGGGGTCGAGCCACGGCACATCATGTGACGTCCATATGTGGTGTTCGGGGCGCACACCCGGATCCTGATCGAGCGTCGCGACACGCAAGATCACGTGTTGCTGTACCGGCCGCTCAGCAAAGAGGTGAGTTCCACATTTGTTACAGAACCGTCGGAGCTTGCCCGGCGACGATTCGTACGCCCGCAAACTTTCTCCGCCGCTCCTGATCCTCAAATGCTCGCGCAATACACCGGCCGTCGTCGTGAACGGGCTTGCATGAGCCTTCCGGCAGGTTATGCAATGACAATGCCCAATCGGCATGTCGATCTGATCAATTTCGTAAGTGACATCCCCGCACAGGCAGCTGCCGCTTAGAGCCATGTGGTCGCCTCCCTCGATATGCTCGGCCATTATAGCCGAGATGCGACGGCGGCGGCGAGGGGTATGGCTGCCTTACGATTGGCCTGATCCGGGCTCGGCCATTCGCCGGTGCTGGGCAGCGAGGGCCGCAGACGGGGTCACATTTGCCACCGCTGCCTGAACCTTGTTTTTCCAGCCACTCACAACGTCGCCCTCACCATCCATCATGGCCTGGAAGCCAATCTCTGCGACATCGGCCGGGTCATCCTTTGCACCTTGACCGACCGAAGTGTCCATCATTCCTGCCCGTTCAAAAAACTCGGTGTCAGTCGGGCCGGGCATCAGACACGTCACGCTGACATTGGCATCTTGCAGCTCGTTTCGAAGCGCGAAGGAAAATGAATTGAGAAATGCCTTCGTGCCATTGTAGACGGCCTGAAAGGATCCTGGCATGAAGCCGGCTATTGATCCAGTAATCAAGATTCGGCCAGCGCCGCGCGCGCGCATCTCCCGGCCAATTTTTTGCGTCAGGTAAAGCGTCCCAGTGATATTGGTATCCACCACCCGGCGCCAATCGGCGATGTCCTGATCCAGGAATGCATGGCCAAGCCCGAGGCCGGCGTTCGCCATGAGCAGCTCCACCGGGCGTTCGGTCCGGCGAACCGCCTCAACAAGCTCGTCGACACCTGCCATCGTCGCAAGATCAGCCTGAACCGATGTAACTGCACCGCCGTAGGTCCGGAGCTGTCGTTCGGCCTCATCGATCCGAGCTTCGTCGGCGGCAATGACAAGGTCATAACCGCGTTCAGCGGCAATACGGGCTAACTCGCGGCCTATCCCGGTCGAGGCACCGGTCACAACGGCGAGCGGGCGTGGAGTGGAAGCCATCGTATATTCTCCGATGCTCTAAGGACGCAGAACGACTTTGATGCAGCCGTCCTGTTTGTCGCGGAAGGTGCTATAAAGATCCGGCCCCTCTTCTAGAGAAGCGCGATGCGTTATGACGAAAGAGGGATCAATATCCCCCGTCTCGATGTGCTTGAGCAGCTTGCCCATATAGGATTGCACGGGGGTCTGGGCCATCCGGAATTTCAAGCCGCGATTGATCGCTGAGCCCATCGGTACTTTGTCGAGGAAGCCCCCGTAAACGCCTACGATAGAGACAGTTCCGAAATTGCGACAGCAATGGATTGCCTGACGCAGCACATGGGGCCTGTCCGTGCCCATGAAGAGCGCGACCTTGACTCGATCAAGCATGGAATCGGCACTTGCCGTCGTCGCCGCTTCGGTACCCACGGCATCGATGCAAGCGTCAGCCCCCCGCCCCTTGGTGAGTTCCATGATGCGATCGTAGATATCCTCCGCCATGAAATCCAAGGTCTCGGCACCGCTTTGCTGAGCGAGGGCCAAGCGCTCCGGGACAGTATCGATCGCAATCACGCGCTCTGCCCCTAAAAGAAAAGCCGAACGGATCGCCATCTGCCCAACCGGGCCACATCCCCAGATCGCGATGGTATCACCCGGCTGAATCTCGCAGAACTCAGCCGCCATATATCCCGTCGGGAAAATATCGGAGAGAAAGAGCACCTGCTCGTCGGACAGACTCGAGGGCACCTTTAGCGGTCCTGCGTCGGCAAAAGGCACGCGCAGGTACTCCGCCTGCCCGCCGGCATATCCCCCCAGAAGGTGTGAATATCCGAAAAGACCGGCGGGGGAGTTTCCCCATAATTTGGTCGCGGCCTCCCGGTTCGGGTTGCTTCGTTCGCAGGCAGAATGAAACCCGCGCTTGCAGAAAAAGCATTCTCCACAGGCGATTGTGAAAGGCACCACGACGCGATCGCCAACTTTCAGCGCCTTGTTGTCTCGGCCGACCTCAACAACCTCCCCCATTGTTTCATGACCGATCACATCGCCACTTTCCATTCCCGGGATAATGCCCCCATAAATGTGCAGGTCCGACCCACAAATGGCACAGGCCGTCACTTTGATGATGGCATCGCGTCCATCCTCGATCTGAGGGTCGGGGACGCTTTCGCAGCGAATGTCGCCTTTTCCGTGCCAGGTGAGCGCTTTCATGGGGGTCTCCGACGGCCTGTTTGACCATCAACGCCTGCTCACCCCACATGTTCCACCGCGGGCTTGAGCGTATAACCGCCGCCTTGCACGCCAAGCGGAACGCCTGAATTGAGTATAATTGGCACATTTATACTTCTGAAGGCCTGAGGTTTACTACTAAATATGGGCATTCTGCACGATGAAATCCGGATAATGCTTAGTTGATGTGCGGCACCTATTACGAATGACAAGCGGAGAACGCGCTCACCGTAGAAGCCGACGCCCACCCGTGCATAGAACTTGCACCCGATACCGCGCTGTCGTGATGACGAGGGAGTCTGGCAGTACCAGGTGGGAGCGGGCTTGGCTTGACCCGGCGCAAAAATGCACACCGCAAACCTGCCCATGGTTGGACGGGGGCTTCTCGGACCACATCGCTGGATTCGGCCGAAGCTTTGTCCAGGAACATCCGGCCGATCCGGAAGTCAGAGATAGCCGGGATAGGGATGATCCCTCAATAATCGGGCAAGGTGCAGAGTATTTCTCGCAACCATCTTGGTCGCATTGGCGACAACGTCAGGCGTCCTGTCGAGGTCTTTGAAGTTGACGTCCTCCATCGCCCTACCGACCCAATAGGTAGGCCCGCCAGCGGCAATGCTGAAGCCCACGTCGGCCAAGGCTTGAAAAAGTTCAGCGGAGACATGGTGAGCGCCGTCTTCATTGCCAACACAGACGACTGCGGCGACCTTCCCATACGCTGGCGTGCGACCCACTTTATCTGTTTCGCCCAGAAACGCGTCCATGCGCTCCAAAATTCGCTTCGCAACGCTGCTGGGCTGGCCGAGCCATACCGGTGAGCCCATCAGGAGAACATCACAGGCGATAATCTTTTCACGGATCTTCGGCCATTCATCTCCGTCGCCCTCATCGGAACTCACCCCCGGCTTGATGTCGAGCGCAGCAACCCGGACCAACTCCGCGTCGACGTCAGCCCTCATTTCAGCAGCGACTTCATTCAACAATTTCTCAGTTGACGACGCGCCCGTTGGCTTCAACGTGCAGTTCAATGCCAAAAGCTTGAGCTTTGGCTCCATGTCTTCACCTCATGGACAAAGATGTTGCTGAAACTAGCCGGAATTAATGTCTTAAGCAGGTGGCAGGCGGCCAAAAGCTGCAACACAAGGACAGCAAGCTACCGCGCAAGTTCATGGGGCGACAGCTTGAGAGCGGACTATTCGTCTGAACACAAAATTTGCCGGGAAATTGACGTGTGGGAGCCGCCCGGCCGGGCGGCTCCCTAGACGTTCATCCTCATGCAACCTGCCGCGGAACTGCTCCGCCATACGGCGTTGCTAGCGCCTCGTTCGATAATCCGAGTGGTCCATTCTCGCACGACACGCCCAGCCGACGATTGCGCCGAACATACCTGCCACTACCAAGCTGCTGAGAGGGCTGGCGGCGACCTGACGTCCCAGCGCCTGCACGCCATCATCATAGTACGCTTGCCCAGCCTCAACGGCTTGATTTGTCATGTCCTTTGCCGCACCGTAGGCTTGGTTCGTCGCTCCCGCGGCCTGCTGCTTCACCCCTTCAACCTTATCGCGCCCCGCGTCCCACATTTCGTTTGCAGCCTCCTTGGCCTTACCTGCCAAATCCTGTCCCGATCCCTTCGCTTGATCGTTGTCCATTGACGCCTCCAGTAAATGTCTCTGGAAAGAACGCCTCAGCCACCATTTCGTTCAAGGCAGAAGGCAGAAGCCCCTCCTCCAGGACCAATGCCGTGAGGGGGGACGGGCCGATCTGCAGATCTTTCGGCGCCTTCCGACGTGATCGAAGGTGACACGCCGGCGGTCAATCGGCAGGTCGGCGTTCCGATGGGCAGGCGGCGGGCTCCTGGATCTATAGCCGCGCCACTAAGTTCTCCTCGACAAGGCTACCGACAATCACCATTGTCTAGGGCCAACGATTCACGGTCCGTTTCCCTTATCCCCGGCGGCGTTGCGTCCCACGATCGGAGCTTTGCGCCCACGGAAGCGGTTGGAATGAAAGGCTTTCTCATAAATGGAGACATCCAGCCGCCCAGTCCCGGAGACGCCCGCTCGCGACCACGCTCTCGTGGTCGTGGGCGGTGGCTTCGCCGGTCTCGCGCTCGTCAAAGCCGTCAAGGCCCCAAATCTGAGCATCACGATCCTCGATCAGCGTAATCACCATCTTTTTCAGCCACTCCTTTATCAGGTGGCCACGACGATCCTCCCGACGTCCGATGTCGCCTGGCCGATCAGACACTTGGTAAGAAGGCGCTGCGACGTCACCACA
Encoded here:
- a CDS encoding PRC-barrel domain-containing protein, with protein sequence MTSKLKRQRRAHIKATGSVVITFVALLGLPAFAQTKPQEPPQPGGAGGPLSKLEFVTAQKQGEWRATELDGLEVYDVNGEEIGEIEDVLVNSSGQMTTVVLKFGGFLNMGTSLVGVPFSAIQWNTQATSGDQPSPPSTTGSPPGSPQGSQARRNADAMVSTGGIPRRPTLPFAKGDLTHSPPPAFNYAGRALPTPSTSSQPNSNTSGNRLEPQQKAQ
- a CDS encoding SDR family NAD(P)-dependent oxidoreductase encodes the protein MASTPRPLAVVTGASTGIGRELARIAAERGYDLVIAADEARIDEAERQLRTYGGAVTSVQADLATMAGVDELVEAVRRTERPVELLMANAGLGLGHAFLDQDIADWRRVVDTNITGTLYLTQKIGREMRARGAGRILITGSIAGFMPGSFQAVYNGTKAFLNSFSFALRNELQDANVSVTCLMPGPTDTEFFERAGMMDTSVGQGAKDDPADVAEIGFQAMMDGEGDVVSGWKNKVQAAVANVTPSAALAAQHRRMAEPGSGQS
- a CDS encoding zinc-dependent alcohol dehydrogenase, giving the protein MKALTWHGKGDIRCESVPDPQIEDGRDAIIKVTACAICGSDLHIYGGIIPGMESGDVIGHETMGEVVEVGRDNKALKVGDRVVVPFTIACGECFFCKRGFHSACERSNPNREAATKLWGNSPAGLFGYSHLLGGYAGGQAEYLRVPFADAGPLKVPSSLSDEQVLFLSDIFPTGYMAAEFCEIQPGDTIAIWGCGPVGQMAIRSAFLLGAERVIAIDTVPERLALAQQSGAETLDFMAEDIYDRIMELTKGRGADACIDAVGTEAATTASADSMLDRVKVALFMGTDRPHVLRQAIHCCRNFGTVSIVGVYGGFLDKVPMGSAINRGLKFRMAQTPVQSYMGKLLKHIETGDIDPSFVITHRASLEEGPDLYSTFRDKQDGCIKVVLRP
- a CDS encoding NAD(P)H-dependent oxidoreductase; this translates as MEPKLKLLALNCTLKPTGASSTEKLLNEVAAEMRADVDAELVRVAALDIKPGVSSDEGDGDEWPKIREKIIACDVLLMGSPVWLGQPSSVAKRILERMDAFLGETDKVGRTPAYGKVAAVVCVGNEDGAHHVSAELFQALADVGFSIAAGGPTYWVGRAMEDVNFKDLDRTPDVVANATKMVARNTLHLARLLRDHPYPGYL
- a CDS encoding CsbD family protein; translation: MDNDQAKGSGQDLAGKAKEAANEMWDAGRDKVEGVKQQAAGATNQAYGAAKDMTNQAVEAGQAYYDDGVQALGRQVAASPLSSLVVAGMFGAIVGWACRARMDHSDYRTRR